The Carbonactinospora thermoautotrophica sequence CGCCGGGGACCGGTCCCGGCACCTGGTGGTGGTCGGCGACCTGAACACCGCGGCGACGGACCGCAGCTTCCGCCTGCTGGCCGAGCAGCTCACGCCGGCCCACGAGGCGGGCGGGCACGGGTTCGGCTTCACCTGGCCGGCCGCGTTCCCGATGACCCGCATCGACCACATCCTGGTCCGCGGGCTCACGGTGAGCCGGGCGAGCGTGTTGCCGAGCACCGGGAGCGACCACCGGGCTGTCGCGGCGGACCTCACCTTGGGGTGAGCGAGCCCGGTTGGCGGCCTGGACGCGCCCCGGCACGGCCTGGTACAGACGACCTGGTCCGGGAACGCGACGAAGGCGCCCTCAGGTCCCTCTCGGCTCAGGCCCCGGGCAGGGCCAGCATCTGGTCCAGCGCGACCCGGGCCCAGTGCGCGGTGTCCTCGTCCACCTGGATGCGGTTGACGACCCTGCCGTCCACGAGGGACTCCAGCGCCCACACCAGGTGCGGCAGGTCGATCCGGTTCATGGTCGAGCAGAAGCAGACCGTGCGGTCCAAGAACACGATCGTCTTGTCCGGGTGTCGCTTGGCCAGCCGCTTGACCAGGTTCAGCTCGGTGCCGACCGCCCACGCGGATCCCGCCGGGGCGGCGTCGACGGTCTTGATGATGTACTCGGTCGAACCGACCAGGTCGGCGTTGGTCACGACCTCGTGGCGGCACTCCGGGTGCACCAGCACGGTGACGTCCGGGATGCGCTCGCGCACGTCCTTGACGCACTCCAGCGTGAACCGTCCGTGCACCGAGCAGTGCCCGCGCCACAGGATCATCCGCGCGGCCCGCAGTTGGTCCGCCGTCAGGCCGCCCGCCGGCTTGTGCGGGTCGTACACCACGCAGTCGTCCAGGCTCATGCCGAGCTGGAGCACGGCGGTGTTGCGGCCCAGGTGCTGGTCGGGCAGGAACAGCACCTTCTCGCCCTTGGCGAACGCCCACTCCAGCGCGCGCTTGGCGTTCGAGGAGGTGCAGATGGTGCCGCCGTGCCGGCCGGTGAAGCCCTTGATGTCGGCGGAGGAGTTCATGTACGAGACCGGGACGGTCACGTCGGCGACCCCGGCGTCCTGCAGGACCTCCCAGGCCTCCTCGACCTGTTCGATCGCGGCCATGTCGGCCATCGAGCAGCCGGCGGCCAGGTCGGGCAGGATCACCTGCTGGTGAGCGGCGGTCAGGATGTCCGCGGACTCGGCCATGAAGTGCACGCCGCAGAACACGATGTACGGCGCCTCCGGCCGGGCTGCCGCCTCGCGGGCCAGCTTGAACGAGTCGCCGGTCACGTCGGCGAACTGGATGACCTCGTCCCGCTGGTAGTGGTGGCCCAGCACGAAGAGGTTCCCACCCAGCTTCTCCTTGGCGGCCCGGGCCCGCTCGACCAGGTCCGGGTCGGATGCCGGCGGCAGGTCACCCGGACACTCCACGCCCCGTTCGCTGTGCGGGTCCTTGCCGCGACCCAACATCAGCAGCGCCAGGGGGGTGGGCTGCACGCCCTCGGGTAGGTCCAGGTCGGGGATCGTGGTCACGTGGGGACACCTCTCAGCGCTTCGACCGGGGAGACGGTACCGTCCCACCACCGGCAAAACATTGTCACTGTGACTATAAAACTGGAACTACAAAACTTGAATTATGAACAGGGCCGGGTGGGACGGGAAGAGGCATTCCCCGCTCCCCAGAGCTGAACCCCTGCCACCCCTTGGTTAGTCCCGCGCGTGATCGGGAGGACACCCGGACAGGGCACACTGTGCCCGTGCGCGTTCTCATCGCCCCTGACAAGTTCGCCGGCACCCTCACCGCGGTCCAGGCGGCGGAGGCGATCGCCGCCGGCTGGCGGCGGACCGCCCCGCACGACGACCTCGACCTCGCCCCGCTCGCCGACGGCGGCCCCGGCTTCGTCGAGGTGCTGCACCAGGCCCTCGGCGGCGAGCTGATCTCGGTCACCGTCACCGGGCCGCTCGGCGAGCCCGTGCCCGGCGTGGTCCTCCTCACCGAGGAGGACGGGGTGCGGACCGCGTACGTGGAGAGCGCCCAGGCCTGCGGTCTCGAGCTCGTCCCCGAGGACCGCCGCGACCCTGGAGCGACCACCACGTACGGCGTCGGCGAGCTGATCGCGGCGGCCGTCGACCAGGGCGCGGCGCGGATCGTCGTCGGCCTCGGCGGCTCGGCCACCAACGACGGGGGCGCGGGCCTGCTCGCCGCGCTCGGTGCCGAGCCGGCCGACCGGTTGCGGCGCGGCGGCGCCGCCCTCGCCACCCTCGACCAGGTGGATCTCGTCGCCGCCCGCGCGCGGGTGGCCGGTGTCGAGCTGGTCGCGGCCAGCGACGTCGACAACCCGCTGCTCGGGCTGCGGGGCGCCAGCAACGTCTTCGGCCCGCAGAAGGGCGCCACCGCCGAGCAGGTGCACCAGCTCGACGCCGCCCTCACCCGCTGGGCGGAGCTGGCGGATCGGAAGACCGCGGACGCCAAGGGCGCAGGCGCGGCCGGCGGCCTGGGGTATGGCCTGCTGCTGCTCGGCGCCCGCCGCGTTCCCGGGATCGAGACCGTCCTGCAGGCCGTCGGGCTGCCGGATCGCGCGGCCCGGGCCGACCTGGTCCTCACCGGCGAGGGCTCGTTCGACTTCCAGTCGCTGCGCGGCAAGGTGGTGAGCGGCGTGGCCGCGCTCGCCGGCCGGTACGCCAAGCCGTGTGTCGTGCTCGCCGGTCAGGTCAAGGTGGGACGGCGCGAGATGGGTGCGATGGGGGTGGAGTCCGCGTACGCCGTCACCGAGGTAGCCGGCTCCAGGCAGGAGGCCATGGCGCGTCCCGCCGAGCACCTGGAGCGGCTCGCCGCCCGGGTCGCCCGCACTTGGTCCCGCTGATCCCTGTATCAGCTATCAGCGCTGATTCCTGTGTCAGGATGGGGAGCGGGCCGGGCTGCTCCGGGACGGAATCAATCGGACACGCGGCCTGTTGTGACAGGCAGACGATTAGCACGACACGTGGGAGCAGAGCACATGACGGTCCAGGAACAGACCGCGCAGGAGGGCATCATCCTGACCGATGCCGCGGCCGCGAAGGTCAAGAGCTTGCTCGAGCAGGAGGGTCGCGACGATCTGCAGCTGCGTGTGGCCGTCCAGCCGGGCGGCTGTGCCGGCCTGCGCTACCAGTTGTTCTTCGACGAGCGTCGGCTCGACGGCGACGTGGTCAAGGAGTTCGGCGGCGTGCAGGTCGTCACCGACCGGATGAGCGCCCCGTACCTCAGCGGCGCGGTGATCGACTTCGTGGACACGATCGAGAAGCAGGGCTTCACGATCGACAACCCGAACGCCTCCGGTTCCTGCGCTTGCGGCGACTCGTTCCACTGATCACCGATCTCGGACAGTGGGCCGCGCCCGACCGGGTGCGGCCCACTGTCTCACCTGCTGCGGCTGACGTGCGATCTCGTGGTCGTCGCCGGCGTCCACGAGCTTCCGCTCGCCCAGCGGCCGCGCCAGCCTGACGGTCAGGTGCCGCTCGATGGCGATCATGACGCAGCGGACGTTCGGCGGCGGGTTCATGGTCCCGGTCACCGCGACCACGACCCGGTCGGCGTCCTCCCGCACGCTGGCCGCGTACTCGGTGCGGCAGAGGCCCCTCTCCTGTCCGCCGAAGAAGGTCAGCCGCACCTCGGTCCCGCGCACGGCCGCCGACTCCACGCGTACCGTGTGACCCACGGTGGGCTCGCCCGGGTCCGGCTCAGCCGGCGTCGGCCCGCCCACTGGGGCCGAGACGGCGGGCGCCGGGTCCGCGGACTCCACCGCGACCTGGGCGAACGTGCGCGGGAACTGCGTCGCCGGCACGTGATCCACCGGGTTCTCCGGCAGTCCGGAGAACAGCCAGGCCGGCACCAGCAGCGGCTGGCGGTCCTGCCACCGCAAGGCGAGCCCGAACTCCGCCCGCTTGATCGCGTACGTCCAGGCGCACCAGCGCGGCGGCGCCTTGCCGGGCGTGCTCCGCTGGAACTCGCCGGTCCCGGGCACCGGCCGGTCCGGCTGGATCGTCGTCGGCAGTGACGGCGCGGGGTTGGCCGGGTGGCCTACCGGCTGGTCCGGGTCGGCTGGCCGGCCGGGCTGCGGGGGCCGGGCCGGCCGGGCGGGCCGCGGAGGCTGGGCGCTCGGCATCGGCTGCACGGGGAACTCCGACCGGAGCGGGCAGGACAAGCCTGGGCCGAGTTCCCAGCGCCGGTTGAGTCGGTCGAAGGCCGTCCGCGCGTCGACCACCGGGTAGCTCGCGTTCTCCTCGGCGTCAGCCAGCCATCCGCGCGCAAAGGCCACCGCGATGGTCGCCCCCTCACGCGTCACGGTGACGGTGGTCCCGTACCCGTGCGTCGGCAGTCCGCCGACCTTCGGATCCACCGCCACGGTGGTGGCCCCGCCGCCCGGCCGCATGCTCGGGGAGGCGTCCGCCAGGCCGACCGCCGCCAGCACCGGCCGGGCCGCCCGCAGCGCATCGTCCGGCGACACCGGCTTCCCCTGCCAGGCGCACGATTTCGGCATCGCCTGATCGACCGCCGGGTCGCGCGGCATCACCGGGTCGGCGGGGTCGCGCGGCTGCGGGGTCGGGGGCGTGCTCGGCGGGCACGGGCGCGGCGCGCGGCGGTACGTCCAGGGGTGGCCGGGGCCGGTGCTGACCCGCAGGCCGCCCGACGCCACCCACGCGCCGGGCTCCTCGCGCAGGCCGTCCAGTCCGAGCGCCCGGGCCAGCCGCTCGGCCGCCGCGCGGGCGTCGTCCCGGCCCCTCAGCCGGTACGCGGCAGCCTGGTGCGGCCCCTCCGGCAGCGTCGTCCGCAGCACGAACCGGCCCGGCGGCGGCCAGGGCGTCCGGTCGTCACCCGCGACCAGCCCGGCCGTCTCCGCGTCAGCCGGGGCCAGTCGGGGCCGTTCCCCGGCCACCAGGTACGTGGCAGCACCGGCGGCGAGTACCGCCAGCGCCACGACCACACGGATCCGGTTTCGCGGCGGCCGGGCCGAGGGCGGCAGCGCCGCGGCACGGCTCGGGATGCTCGCATGCCTCGTCATGGTCGTGCACGGCGCTCCTTTGCCGACTCGGTTGCCGAAGTCGCAGATGTGACGCAGCGCACGCCGCCGTGGTTCCCCGCGGGACGGCCGGGATCAGTCCCCGTAGTCGGACATGCCGTCGAGCAGCGCCACGGCCGAGTCCGGGATCCCGGCGTCCGGCCGCGGGGGCCGTGCTTCCTCGTCCAGCGCGGGCGGGAGCGCCTCCGCCGCCGGGACGGTGACCGGCTCGAGGGAGCGGCAGTCCTCGACGAGGTCGCCGAGGGACTCCGGATCGGCCTGGGAGGGCAACGGAGAGTTCATGACTCGGCCTTTCGGCTGGACATTTCCCCCACTATAGGAGGAACCAGTGTAGAAAGGAACCGGCTGCGGCTGGCCCTGCTGAATTCGGTGATTTCCCCAGTGTGGGACCCTAGGGGACCGGTTTCCCCGATTTGGATTTCACTGACGGAACGCGGCAAGAGCGGGAGCAGTACCAGTGCGTATCGCCGTAACCGGGTCCATCGCGACCGACCACCTCATGACCTTCCCCGGTCGCTTCGTCGACCAACTGGTCCCCGACAAGCTCCACCGGGTCTCGTTGTCGTTTCTGGTGGACGGGTTGGAGATCCGACGCGGCGGGATCGCGGCGAACATCTGTTTCGGCATGGCGTGCCTGGGCCTGGAGCCGATCCTGGTCGGCGCGGTGGGCCATGACTTCGACGACTACCGGTCCTGGTTGGACCGGCACGGCGTGAACACCCGGTTCGTGCACGTCTCCGAGCTGCACCACACCGCGCGCTTCCTGTGCACGACCGACCTGGACCACAACCAGCTCGCCTCCTTCTACCCCGGCGCGATGAGCGAGGCCCGGGACATCGAGCTGGCCCCCATCGCCGAGCGGGTCGGCGGCCTGGACCTGGTGATGATCAGCCCGAACGACCCGGAGGCCATGCTGCGCCACACCGACGAGTGCCGGATCCGCGGGTACCCGTTCGCGGCCGACCCCTCCCAGCAGCTGGCCCGCTTGGACGGCGACGACGTCCGCCGGCTGGTGGAGGGCGCCAGGTACCTGTTCACCAACGAGTACGAGGGCCAGCTGACCGAGCAGAAGACCGGCTGGTCGCATGAGGAGATCCTGGACCGGGTGGAGATCCGGGTGACCACGCTCGGCCCGCACGGCGTGCGCATCGACCGCAAGGGTGCGGAGCCGATCGTGGTCCCCGCCCCGGAGGAAGAGGTCAAGGCCGACCCGACCGGCGTCGGCGACGCGTTCCGCGCCGGCTTCCTCGCCGGCGTGGCGTGGGGCCTGTCGCTGGAACGCTCCGCCCAGATCGGCAACATGCTGGCCACGCTCGCTCTGGAGACGATCGGCACGCAGGAGTACGAGCTGGGTCGCGGGCGCTTCCTGGAGCGGCTCGCCAAGACGTACGGGGAGGAGGCCGCGGCCGACATCGAGCCGCACGTGCGCTGCCCCTACCCGTGACCGGGGCCAGGCGTTCCCCGGCCGCCGTGCGGCTCGCGACCCTAGACGCGCCGCCGTACCAGGTAGGCGACGCCGTGATCGTGGGGCCGCTCGCCCACGTATTCCTGGCCGCGCATCTCGCACCAGGCCGGGATGTCCAGGTGGGCGGCCTCGTCGTCGGCGAGCACGGCCACCACCGCACCCACCGCGACCTCCCCGATGCGTCGGGCGAGCATGATCACCGGAAGCGGGCAGCGCTTGCCCAGCGCGTCCACTACGAGGGCGGCTTCGTCGCTCATGCCTCCTCACTCCGCTCCTCGGCGCCGTGGCCGAATCCGGTAGATTCGCTGCTCCTCACAACCCCTCCACGCCTGAGATCGCCCGCAGCCGCGCCACCACGCCGGGGAGCACGGCCAGGAACCGGTCCACGTCCTCCTCCGTGGTCGTGCGGGCCAGCGAGACCCGTACGTTGCCGTGCGAGAGTACGCCCATCGCCGCCAGCACGTGGCTGGGGCGCAGCGTGCTGGAGGTGCAGGAGGAGCCCGAGCTGACCGCGAACCCCTCCTTGTCCAGCTCGGTCAGCAGCGCCTCGCCGTCCACGTACAGGCACGAGAACGTGACCAGGTGCGGCAGCCGGTCCGTCGGATCGCCCACTACCTGGACGTCGGGCACCAGGCGGGGCACCTCCTGCCGGATCCGGTCGACCAGCTTCGCCAGCCGGGCCGCCTCCTGCTCCGCCTCGGCGAGCCGGGCGCGCAGCGCGGCGGCGGCCGCCACGATCGCGGGAACGTTCTCCCGGCCCGGCACCCGCCCGCGCTCCCGCTCGTCCGCCGGCAGCGGGGAGCGCCACCGCACCCCCTTGCGGATCGCCAGCACGCCCACCCCGGGCGGGCCGCCCCACTTGTGGGCGCTGGCCGCGAGCAGCGACCAGCCCTCCGGCACCGGCAGCCGGCCCACGACCTGGCAGGCGTCCACGAACAGGGGCACCCCGGCCGCCGCGCAGGCCGCCGCCACCTCGGCCACCGGCTGCACGGTGCCGACCTCGTGGTTCGCCGCCTGCAGGCAGGCGAGCGCGGTGTCCGGGCGCAGCGCCGCGGCGTACGCCGCCGGATCCACCCGCCCCTGCCGGTTCACGCCCACCCGCGTGGCCGACCCGCCCGATGCCTCGTGCGCCTCGGCGGTGTGCAGCACCGAGGAGTGCTCGACCGCGCTGACCACCAGGTGTGTCCCGACGCGTCGGCGGCCGCGCAGCGCGCCGAGCATCCCCAGGTGGACGGACTCGGTGCCGGAGGAGGTGAAGAACACCTCGTCGGGCCGGCAGCCCAGGGCCTCGGCGACGACCTCGCGGGCGGTGTCGAGCAGGAGCCTGGCCCGCGCCGCGCTGGAGTATCGTCGGGCCGGGTCGGCCCAGCCCTCGGCGAGCGCGCCGATCAGGGCTTCCCGGGCCGCCGGGTGCAGCGGTTCGGTGGAGGCAGCGTCCAGATAAGGCACAGCACGACCGTAACGCGGGGCCTGCCGTCAGGGCCGGAAACGGCCTGGAGTAGTGTGTCCTGCTGCAGAAGCAGAACAAGACCTCGGGAAGGCGTACGTGAGTCTCAACGGCTCCGATCGTCCGCGACGCTCGCTGCGTCGCAGGGCGTTCCAGGCGCTGGCGCTCGGCGCCCTTGTGGTGAGCGTCAGCGGTTGTAGCGTGGAGGAGTTCCGCCGGCTCGGCATGCCCGCGCCCGCCACCGAGCAGGGTCCCACCGTGCTCCGGCTCTGGCAGGGCTCGTGGATCGCCGCCCTCGCGGTGGGCTGCCTCGTATGGGGGCTGATCATCTGGAGCGTCATCTTCTACCGGCGCAGCCGCCACGGTCAGGACATCCCGCCGCAGACGCGGTACAACGTCCCGATCGAGGTCCTCTACACGGTCGTCCCGTTCATCGTCATCTCGGTGCTGTTCTACTTCACGGCCCGGGACGAGTCGTACCTGCTGCGGTTGTCGGACAAGCCCGACTACACGATCAACGTGGTCGGCCGGCAGTGGAGCTGGTCCTTCAACTACAAGGACCAGAACGTGTACGACGTGGGCACGCCGGGGCAGCCGCCGACGCTGTACCTACCGAAGGACAAGACCGTGCGGTTCGAGCTCACCTCGCCCGACGTCATCCACTCCTTCTGGGTTCCCGCCTTTCTGTTCAAGCTGGACGTCATCCCTGGCCGGGTGAACACGTTCGAGCTCACCCCGACGAAGGAGGGCACGTTCGCGGGTAAGTGCGCCGAGCTGTGCGGCGTCGACCACGCGCGGATGCTCTTCAACGTCAAGGTCGTGAGCGAGGAAGAGTTCAGACAGTACATGGAAGCCCTCAGGGCGAAGGGTCAGACCGGCAAGCTGCCGGAGGGCATCGTGCCGGGGAATTCGGGGAGCGAGCAGTGACCATACTCAACGAGCCGAGGACCCTGCCCGTCGGCGCGGTCGCGGCGCGCCGCAGGCCCCGCAGCGTGGTGGTGAAGTGGTTGAGCACCACCGATCACAAGGTGATCGGCAACCTGTACATCATCACCTCGTTCTCCTTCTTCCTGGTGGCCGGGCTGATGGCGCTGATCATCCGCGCGGAGCTGGCGCAGCCGGGCCTGCAGGTGGTGAGCAACGAGCAGTTCAACCAGCTGTTCACCATGCACGGCACGATCATGCTTCTGATGTTCGCGACCCCGCTGTTCGCCGGGTTCGCGAACGCGATCATGCCGCTGCAGATCGGCAGCCCGGACGTGGCGTTCCCGCGGATGAACATGCTCAGCTACTGGCTGTACCTGTTCGGCAGCCTGATCGCGATGGGCGGGTTCCTCACGCCGGACGGCGCGGCGGACTTCGGGTGGTTCGCCTACGCGCCGCTGACCGACACCGTCCGCTCGCCGGGCATCGGCGCCGACCTGTGGATCATGGGCCTGGCGCTGTCCGGCCTGGGCACCATCCTCGGCGCGGTGAACTTCATCACCACGATCATCTGCATGCGCGCCCCGGGCATGACCATGTTCCGGATGCCGATCTTCACCTGGAACGTGCTGCTCACCTCGATCCTGGTGCTGATGGCCTTCCCGCCGCTGGCGGCGGCGCTGCTGGCGTTGGAGGTCGACCGCAAGTTCGGGGCGCACATCTTCGACGCCGCCAACGGCGGGCCGATCCTGTGGCAGCACCTGTTCTGGTTCTTCGGCCACCCGGAGGTCTACATCCTCGCCCTGCCGTTCTTCGGCGTCGTCAGCGAGATCCTGCCGGTGTTCAGCCGCAAGCCGATCTTCGGCTACAAGGGGCTGGTGGCCGCGACGCTCGCCATCGCGGGCCTGTCGGTGACGGTGTGGGCGCACCACATGTTCCCCACCGGCGCGGTCATGCTGCCGTTCTTCTCCTTCATGACCTTCCTGATCGCGGTGCCGACCGGGGTGAAGTTCTTCAACTGGATCGGCACCATGTGGCGGGGCTCGCTCAGCTTCGAGACCCCGATGCTGTGGTCGATCGGCTTCCTGACCACGTTCCTCTTCGGTGGTCTCACCGGGGTCGTCCTCGCCTCCCCGCCGCTGGACTTCCACGTCACCGACAGCTACTTCGTGGTCGCGCACTTCCACTACGTGCTGTTCGGCACCGTGGTGTTCGCCATGTTCGCCGGCTTCCACTTCTGGTGGCCGAAGTGGACCGGCAAGATGCTGGACGAGCGGCTCGGCAAGATCCACTTTTGGACGCTGTTCGTCGGTTTCCACACCACGTTCCTGGTCCAGCACTGGCTGGGCGCGGAGGGCATGCCCCGCCGCTACTCCGACTACCTGGTCGCGACGGGTTCACGACCTTGAACATGGTCTCGACCATCGGGTCGTTCCTGCTCGGCCTGTCCTTCCTGCCGTTCTTCTACAACGTGTACAAGACGGCGAAGAAGGGTCGGCGGGTCACCGTGGACGACCCGTGGGGGTACGGCCGGTCGCTGGAGTGGGCCACCTCCTGCCCGCCGCCGCGGCACAACTTCGCCTCCCTGCCGCGCATCCGGTCCGAGTCCCCGGCCTTCGACCTGCACCACCCGGAGATGGCCGGGCTGGAGTACCCGACCACGAACGATTCCCCGCTGGAGACGGCGCTGGGCGCGCCTGACCTGAAGGGCCGTAAGGAACTGTGAAGTTCGAAGGCAACATCTTCGCGATCGTGGCGGTCTTCCTCGCGCCCGTCACGGTGATCTACTGGCTCCTCTCCAAGGAGCCGGTCGGAACCACGGCCCTGGCGATGACCTTCGGGCTGTGCTTCCTGATCGGTTTCTACCTGCTGTTCACCGCGCGCCGGATCGACCCGCGACCCGAGGACGACGAGGAGGCCGAGGTCTCCGACGGCGCGGGCGAGCTGGGTTTCTTCAGCCCGCACAGCTGGTGGCCGCTGTACCTGGGAGGCGCCGCGGCGCTCACCACGATGGGTGTGGTGTTCGGCTGGTGGCTGGTGTTCTTCACCGCGCCCCTGTTGCTGCTCGCGGTCATCGGATGGGTGTTCGAGTACTACCGTGGTGAGCACGCGCGGCACTAGCGAATCATGGGCAAGACGTTCGCGGTCGGCCACGACAGGTGGCCGACCGCGAACGTTATGTCACTTGAACGGGCTACCTGGCAGATGAATTTGAGGGGTAGAAGGAAGTGCAACCTGAGCCCTGGCTGGTGCGTCCTACAAACGGATTCCTGATCGACTGCATTCCCGGGAAGGGACGGAGGAGTAGGTGCGGGTGAGGGAGACGGCGAGCATGACCGGGAGGAGCGCACAGGCTCTGCGCCGCCTGCGTGTGGCGGCGGCGGTGCTCGTCGCCCCGCTTCTGTTCGCCGCCTGTAGCGGCGGGAGCAAGGCGACCGACACAAAGCCCACCGAGTCGGTGGCCCAGATCTCGATCAGCGTGCCGAACGGCGCCGAGAAGGTCGAGCCGTCGACCAAGGTGAAGGTCACCGTGAAGAACGGCAAGCTCAAGGCCGTCACGGTGGCGGACAAGGAAGGCAAGCCGGTCGAGGGTGAGCTGAGCGCCGACGGCACGGCGTGGACGACCACGAGCAGCCTGGATCTCGGCACGGACTACACGGCCGAGGCGGTGGCCGTCGACCAGCACGGGCTGACCAAGACGGCCAAGTCCGTGTTCGAGACCGTGGAGGCCGACAAGACGCTGCGGTTCGAACCCGTCCCGGGCCGTGGCCAGACCGTCGGCGTGGGACAGCCGATCGCGATCACCTTCAAGACCAAGATCAAGAACCGGAAGGCCGTCCAGGACGCCCTGGTCGTGGAGACCACGCCGCGGGTCGAGGGCGCCTGGTACTGGGTCGACAGCAAGAGCGTGCACTGGCGCCCGAAGGACTACTGGCCGGCCGGCACCAAGGTCACGGTCAAGGCGAACCTCAAGGGCGTGAAGGCCGCGCCGGGCGTGTACGGGGCGAAGAACGTGTCCTACTCGTTCAACATCTCCAAGAACGCGAACATCCTGAAGATCGACCTCAAGAACACGCACCGGATGCAGGTCTACCGGAACGGCGAGCTGCTCAAGACGATCCCGGTGACCGGCGGCAAGCCGGGCTGGGACACCCGCAGCGGCATCAAGGTCATCATGACCAAGGAGCCGTCGCATCGGATGCGGTCTTCCACGGTCGGCGTGGCCAACCCCGAGAGCCTGGACTACTACGACCTGGACGTGAAGTACGCGCTGCGCGTCACGTGGAGCGGCGAGTTCCTGCACCAGGCCGAGTGGTCCGTGGGGGACCAGGGCAGGCGGAACGTGAGCCACGGCTGCGTGGGCATGAGCCCGGCGAACGCCAGATGGCTGTTCAACATCGTCCAGATCGGCGACCCGGTCGAGGTGATCGGCACCAAGCCGAGCAAGAAGATGGAGCTGACCAACGGGTTCGGCGACTGGAACATCCCGTGGGAGGTCTGGAGCAAGGGCAACGCGGAGGGCTCGGAGTCCGTGGGGTGACCCCGGGTCGCCAGGCGGGGTCCTTGGGATTCCTGGGTTTCGCCGGTGGCGTGCCGGGTATCCGGTACGCCACCGGCCTTTTTCGCATACCCGCTGCCCACCCGCCGTATCGAGGTTGCTACTGTCGGGTAACCAAGTTCGTGGTGAACCTCGGCCTGGCAAGAGGGGAGCGGTCATGGGTTCTTGGGGAACGGGTCCTTTCGACAACGACGACGCGATGGACTTCTTCGGCGAGCTGGAACTCGCCGACCCCGACAAGGCCATGACCCGGGTGCGCGACGTGCTCGTGGCCACTGTCGAGCGTCCTGGGTGCCTGGAGGTGAGCGAGGCCAACGTGGCCGTCGCCGCGGCCGCCCTGGTGGCGGCGGGGCGTTCCCGGTTCGCGCGGTCTGGCTCCCAGGTGGTGGACGAGTGGCTGTCCACCCACCGCCCGCACGCCTCCCAGGACGACCAGGAACTGGCGATCCGGGCCCTGGACCGCGTCTGCGGCCCGGACAGCGAGTGGCTGGAGCTGTGGCAGACCGCCGGGAAGGAACAGGACGTCCGGGCGTGCGTGGAGAACCTGAAGCGGGTACTCAGCTCCTGAAACGGCCACCTGCCGCGTAGGAGCCGGCCCCTGCCGGCTCAGGGCGTCGACGCGCGGGTGAGCGGGTCCAGGGCGTCCGGCACGGGCCGGCTTCAGGAAGCCAGCTCCTGCGTCACCCGTACCCAGGTGTCCAGGGTCCGGGCGGCGGCTCCGGAGTCGATCGACTCGGCGGCCCGGGCCAGCGCGGCCCGGAGCTGGTCGACCAGCGGCGCGTCGGTGAGGTCGAGCGCGACCAGCGCGGCCGCGGAGTTCAGCAGCACGGCGTCGCGCACCGGACCGCGCTCGCCGGCCAGCACGCTGCGGGCCACCCGCGCGTTGTACGCGGCGTCCCGGCCGCGCAACGCCTCCTTGGCGACCCGCTCGATGCCGAGGTCCAGCGGGTCCACGGACGCCTGGTGCACCTCCCCGTTGCGCACCACCCAGACCGTGGAGGTGGCGGTGGGGGTCAGCTCGTCCAGGCCGTCGTCGCCGCGGAACACCAGCGCCGAATTGCCGCGCCGCGCCAGCACGCCCGCCATGAGCGGTGCCATCCGCGCGTCGGCCACCCCCACCGCCTGGGCGCGGACCCGCGCCGGGTTCGTCAGCGGCCCAAGGAAGTTGAACATCGTGGGCACGCCCAGCTCGCGCCGTGGCACGGCCGTGTGCCGCATCGCCGGGTGGAACACCGGCGCGAAGCAGAACGTGATCCCGGCCTTCTCCGCCACCAGGGCCACGTCCTGCGGCGCCAGGTTGAGCCGGACGCCCAGCGCCTCCAGCACGTCGGCCGCCCCGGAGGACGACGACGCGGCACGGTTGCCGTGCTTCACCACGGTCGCCCCGGTGCCGGCCGTCACGATCGAGGCCAT is a genomic window containing:
- the nadA gene encoding quinolinate synthase NadA yields the protein MTTIPDLDLPEGVQPTPLALLMLGRGKDPHSERGVECPGDLPPASDPDLVERARAAKEKLGGNLFVLGHHYQRDEVIQFADVTGDSFKLAREAAARPEAPYIVFCGVHFMAESADILTAAHQQVILPDLAAGCSMADMAAIEQVEEAWEVLQDAGVADVTVPVSYMNSSADIKGFTGRHGGTICTSSNAKRALEWAFAKGEKVLFLPDQHLGRNTAVLQLGMSLDDCVVYDPHKPAGGLTADQLRAARMILWRGHCSVHGRFTLECVKDVRERIPDVTVLVHPECRHEVVTNADLVGSTEYIIKTVDAAPAGSAWAVGTELNLVKRLAKRHPDKTIVFLDRTVCFCSTMNRIDLPHLVWALESLVDGRVVNRIQVDEDTAHWARVALDQMLALPGA
- the ctaC gene encoding aa3-type cytochrome oxidase subunit II — encoded protein: MSLNGSDRPRRSLRRRAFQALALGALVVSVSGCSVEEFRRLGMPAPATEQGPTVLRLWQGSWIAALAVGCLVWGLIIWSVIFYRRSRHGQDIPPQTRYNVPIEVLYTVVPFIVISVLFYFTARDESYLLRLSDKPDYTINVVGRQWSWSFNYKDQNVYDVGTPGQPPTLYLPKDKTVRFELTSPDVIHSFWVPAFLFKLDVIPGRVNTFELTPTKEGTFAGKCAELCGVDHARMLFNVKVVSEEEFRQYMEALRAKGQTGKLPEGIVPGNSGSEQ
- a CDS encoding cytochrome c oxidase subunit 4 — encoded protein: MKFEGNIFAIVAVFLAPVTVIYWLLSKEPVGTTALAMTFGLCFLIGFYLLFTARRIDPRPEDDEEAEVSDGAGELGFFSPHSWWPLYLGGAAALTTMGVVFGWWLVFFTAPLLLLAVIGWVFEYYRGEHARH
- a CDS encoding carbohydrate kinase family protein; its protein translation is MRIAVTGSIATDHLMTFPGRFVDQLVPDKLHRVSLSFLVDGLEIRRGGIAANICFGMACLGLEPILVGAVGHDFDDYRSWLDRHGVNTRFVHVSELHHTARFLCTTDLDHNQLASFYPGAMSEARDIELAPIAERVGGLDLVMISPNDPEAMLRHTDECRIRGYPFAADPSQQLARLDGDDVRRLVEGARYLFTNEYEGQLTEQKTGWSHEEILDRVEIRVTTLGPHGVRIDRKGAEPIVVPAPEEEVKADPTGVGDAFRAGFLAGVAWGLSLERSAQIGNMLATLALETIGTQEYELGRGRFLERLAKTYGEEAAADIEPHVRCPYP
- a CDS encoding HesB/IscA family protein, which encodes MTVQEQTAQEGIILTDAAAAKVKSLLEQEGRDDLQLRVAVQPGGCAGLRYQLFFDERRLDGDVVKEFGGVQVVTDRMSAPYLSGAVIDFVDTIEKQGFTIDNPNASGSCACGDSFH
- a CDS encoding glycerate kinase family protein, producing MRVLIAPDKFAGTLTAVQAAEAIAAGWRRTAPHDDLDLAPLADGGPGFVEVLHQALGGELISVTVTGPLGEPVPGVVLLTEEDGVRTAYVESAQACGLELVPEDRRDPGATTTYGVGELIAAAVDQGAARIVVGLGGSATNDGGAGLLAALGAEPADRLRRGGAALATLDQVDLVAARARVAGVELVAASDVDNPLLGLRGASNVFGPQKGATAEQVHQLDAALTRWAELADRKTADAKGAGAAGGLGYGLLLLGARRVPGIETVLQAVGLPDRAARADLVLTGEGSFDFQSLRGKVVSGVAALAGRYAKPCVVLAGQVKVGRREMGAMGVESAYAVTEVAGSRQEAMARPAEHLERLAARVARTWSR